From Sulfuracidifex tepidarius, one genomic window encodes:
- a CDS encoding deoxyhypusine synthase, producing the protein MIDRRELLLNPVEDISLDDLRSMKDSLRIYEKIYGFSAEAVYKASKVLQDMTRNADLKFLSFTANLVSTGLRGLFADMIRKGFFDVVITTGGTIDHDIARSMGGKYYKGSFDLNDSDLKEMNIHRLGNILVPFESYGKVVEDTVRKLTPEILNEKKEWSGYELLWEFGRRINDNNSILKAAYERKVPIIVPGILDGSFGTNIFIQYQLAGLRLNLFEDEREVKDRIFSCKESGALMIGGGISKHHTIWWNQFKDGLDYAIYLTTAQEYDGSLSGAKPREAVSWNKIKPDAEQVVVYGDATIILPIIASSLIN; encoded by the coding sequence ATGATCGATAGAAGGGAACTTTTACTTAACCCAGTCGAGGACATATCCCTAGACGACCTAAGGTCGATGAAAGATTCATTGAGGATTTACGAGAAGATTTACGGCTTCTCCGCAGAGGCAGTCTACAAGGCGTCTAAGGTCCTGCAAGACATGACCAGGAACGCAGATTTGAAGTTCTTGTCTTTTACAGCCAACTTGGTTTCTACCGGGTTAAGGGGACTATTCGCAGACATGATAAGGAAGGGGTTCTTTGACGTGGTCATTACAACCGGAGGGACGATAGATCACGACATAGCTAGAAGCATGGGAGGCAAATATTACAAGGGTTCGTTCGATCTTAATGATTCTGATCTAAAGGAAATGAACATACACAGGTTAGGGAACATTCTCGTTCCCTTCGAATCATACGGTAAAGTAGTGGAGGACACAGTGAGGAAGTTAACTCCAGAAATTTTAAATGAGAAAAAGGAATGGAGCGGATACGAGCTTTTATGGGAATTTGGGAGGAGAATAAACGATAACAACTCGATACTTAAGGCTGCATATGAACGCAAAGTCCCAATCATAGTACCGGGCATTCTAGACGGAAGCTTCGGGACTAACATTTTCATACAGTACCAACTAGCTGGGCTTAGATTGAACCTCTTTGAGGACGAGAGGGAAGTTAAAGACAGGATTTTCTCATGCAAAGAGAGCGGTGCCCTCATGATTGGAGGGGGGATAAGCAAACATCACACCATATGGTGGAACCAATTCAAGGACGGTCTCGATTACGCCATTTACCTTACCACAGCTCAAGAATATGACGGCAGTCTAAGCGGAGCTAAGCCTAGAGAGGCAGTCTCATGGAACAAGATAAAACCAGACGCAGAACAAGTAGTAGTGTACGGTGACGCGACGATAATTCTTCCTATAATTGCCTCATCTTTAATAAACTAG
- a CDS encoding DNA topoisomerase VI subunit B, which yields MSAKEKFSSISPAEFFKRNPELAGFSNPARAIYQTVRELVENSLDATDVHELLPSIKIVIDNVDAEKSIYKINIEDNGIGIPPHVVPDAFGRVLYSSKYVIRQTRGMYGLGVKAAVLYSQMYQERPVEIITSPVNSKRIYSFKLKIDVNRNEPVILERTSTDNQHGWHGTSVSIYLLGDWMRSKSRVYDYVKKTYIITPYAEFVLKDPEGNVFYYQRLTTKIPKPPQEVKPHPYGVDIELIKNMIASKKQNQEIRDFLMKNFQSIGDTTASKLLEMAKIDPQTKISKLTDEDISRLVEAMKKFDGFRAPSSDPLSIIGEDLIQLGLKQIFNPEFVSAVSRRPKAYQGHPFIVEVGVAYGGSIPEGEEPTVLRYANKIPLIYDEKSDVIWKVVSETEWRRYGIEGDKMQLVVMVHLCSTKVPYKSAGKESIAEVEEIEREIKNGIMEVSRQLKTYLSEKKKEEEAKKKFLMYIKYVPEVSRSLSKFISDKDQREYQKEIEDQLFALVAKKIDLRGIDEYRKIYKVEEL from the coding sequence TTGTCAGCTAAAGAGAAGTTCAGCAGCATTTCTCCCGCCGAGTTCTTCAAGAGAAACCCAGAGCTTGCAGGTTTCTCAAACCCAGCAAGGGCAATATACCAGACTGTTAGAGAGCTTGTAGAGAACTCACTTGATGCTACAGATGTTCACGAGCTTCTTCCTTCCATAAAGATAGTTATAGATAACGTTGATGCTGAGAAATCAATTTACAAGATAAACATAGAAGATAACGGAATAGGGATTCCACCCCATGTGGTTCCAGACGCTTTCGGAAGGGTGCTTTACAGTTCTAAGTATGTGATTAGACAGACCAGAGGGATGTATGGGCTGGGTGTCAAGGCTGCAGTACTGTACAGCCAGATGTATCAGGAGAGGCCAGTAGAAATTATTACTTCTCCCGTGAACTCTAAGAGAATTTATTCCTTTAAGCTCAAGATAGACGTAAACAGAAACGAGCCAGTGATACTGGAACGTACTTCTACCGACAATCAGCATGGATGGCATGGGACGTCTGTTTCGATATATTTACTCGGAGATTGGATGCGTTCCAAGAGTAGGGTATACGACTACGTCAAGAAAACCTACATAATTACTCCTTACGCTGAGTTCGTTCTCAAGGATCCAGAGGGTAACGTGTTTTACTATCAGAGGTTGACTACAAAGATACCCAAGCCTCCTCAGGAAGTTAAGCCTCATCCTTACGGTGTAGATATAGAGTTAATAAAGAACATGATAGCATCTAAGAAGCAAAATCAAGAAATAAGGGACTTTCTAATGAAGAACTTCCAGAGTATAGGTGATACCACTGCTTCAAAACTTCTAGAAATGGCTAAGATAGACCCGCAGACAAAGATCTCCAAACTTACTGATGAGGACATTTCTAGGCTTGTAGAAGCCATGAAGAAGTTCGATGGCTTTAGGGCTCCATCTTCTGATCCTTTGTCCATCATAGGCGAGGATCTAATACAGCTCGGTTTGAAGCAAATTTTCAATCCCGAATTCGTTTCAGCAGTGAGCAGGAGACCTAAGGCGTATCAAGGACACCCTTTCATAGTCGAAGTCGGAGTAGCTTACGGTGGAAGCATACCAGAAGGAGAAGAACCCACTGTTCTGAGGTATGCTAACAAGATTCCTTTAATATATGACGAAAAGAGCGACGTTATTTGGAAGGTAGTCAGTGAAACCGAGTGGAGACGCTATGGGATTGAAGGGGACAAGATGCAACTTGTAGTTATGGTTCATCTCTGCAGTACCAAGGTGCCTTATAAGAGTGCAGGCAAGGAAAGCATAGCAGAGGTCGAGGAAATAGAAAGGGAAATAAAGAACGGAATCATGGAGGTCTCGAGGCAACTCAAGACTTACCTTTCTGAGAAGAAGAAAGAGGAAGAAGCTAAGAAGAAATTCTTGATGTACATCAAATACGTACCTGAAGTCTCCAGATCCCTCTCTAAGTTCATATCCGACAAGGATCAAAGGGAGTACCAGAAGGAAATTGAAGACCAGCTCTTCGCATTAGTAGCAAAGAAGATAGATTTAAGGGGAATAGATGAATATAGAAAAATATATAAGGTTGAGGAATTATGA
- a CDS encoding DNA topoisomerase IV subunit A, giving the protein MMSEISSKVDKEARQKAASVIRNRFLQLIDQIKKGEPPIMEIPQRNINNTHYDEVRKLLLLGDKKLKRSFLDLNEAKRFMQTSLMGSIIYEALINDEYPTIRDLFYRGKHTLVLRGPDNRTVEENTWDEQKESDSVIVDIEVFTSLLREEMLILSKEKGKVVGDMRIRSGNDVIDLSKMGHGAYSIEPTPDLIDFVDINADFVLVVEKDAVFQQLHRAGFWRQYRSILVTSAGQPDRATRRFVRRLNEEHKLPVYILTDADPYGWYIYSVFRIGSIALSYESERLATPNARFLGVSMADIFGTDKKKAYLSESDRRSFIIKAKDYDKKRAEEIKNYPWFQTKGWKEEIDIFMKKQAKLEIEAMASKGLKFLAFTYLPDKIQKQDYIA; this is encoded by the coding sequence ATTATGAGTGAAATTTCTTCCAAAGTAGACAAGGAAGCGAGACAGAAAGCCGCGTCCGTCATTAGAAATAGGTTCCTCCAGCTCATAGACCAGATAAAGAAGGGTGAGCCTCCTATCATGGAGATACCGCAGAGGAACATAAACAATACTCACTACGACGAAGTCAGGAAACTTCTCCTGCTAGGTGATAAGAAGCTTAAGAGAAGCTTTCTTGACCTTAATGAAGCTAAAAGGTTCATGCAGACTTCCTTAATGGGAAGTATAATTTATGAAGCTCTAATCAATGATGAGTATCCCACCATACGTGATCTTTTCTACAGAGGCAAGCATACCTTGGTTCTGAGAGGTCCTGATAACAGGACTGTGGAGGAGAACACGTGGGATGAACAGAAGGAATCTGATAGCGTCATAGTGGACATCGAGGTTTTCACTTCACTTTTGAGAGAGGAAATGCTAATCCTCAGTAAAGAAAAAGGGAAGGTAGTAGGTGACATGAGAATAAGGAGTGGAAACGACGTTATAGACCTGAGCAAGATGGGTCATGGCGCTTACTCCATAGAGCCTACCCCAGACCTGATTGATTTCGTAGACATAAATGCCGACTTCGTCCTTGTCGTGGAGAAAGATGCTGTATTTCAGCAACTTCACAGAGCTGGGTTCTGGAGGCAGTATAGATCCATCCTAGTCACAAGTGCAGGACAGCCGGACAGAGCCACTAGGAGGTTCGTTAGGAGACTGAACGAGGAACATAAACTACCCGTCTATATACTTACAGATGCGGATCCATACGGATGGTACATTTACAGCGTTTTCAGAATAGGCTCAATAGCACTTTCATATGAAAGTGAGAGGCTAGCCACTCCCAACGCCCGCTTCTTAGGAGTCTCAATGGCAGACATATTCGGTACGGATAAAAAGAAGGCATATCTATCCGAGTCTGATAGAAGGAGCTTCATTATAAAGGCTAAGGACTATGACAAGAAGAGAGCCGAGGAAATAAAGAACTATCCTTGGTTCCAAACTAAGGGATGGAAGGAAGAAATAGACATTTTCATGAAGAAGCAGGCTAAACTTGAGATAGAAGCTATGGCCAGCAAGGGGCTTAAGTTCCTTGCATTCACATATCTGCCTGACAAAATACAAAAGCAGGACTATATAGCATGA
- a CDS encoding translation initiation factor IF-5A: protein MSITYTTVGELKVGSYVVIDNEPCRVVDITKAKTGKHGSAKANVVATSIFSGAKKTLMAPVDAQVEVPMIDKRVGQVIADMGDKLQLMDMESFETFDIEKPTEEDIAGKIKSGVEVEYWLIMGRRKIVRVK from the coding sequence ATGAGCATAACTTACACTACTGTAGGTGAATTAAAAGTCGGTAGTTACGTTGTTATAGATAATGAACCTTGTAGGGTAGTAGATATAACTAAAGCTAAAACGGGGAAACACGGAAGTGCGAAAGCTAACGTAGTAGCTACATCAATTTTTTCTGGGGCGAAAAAGACGTTAATGGCGCCAGTGGACGCGCAAGTCGAAGTCCCCATGATAGACAAGAGAGTAGGCCAAGTGATAGCCGACATGGGAGATAAACTTCAGCTAATGGATATGGAAAGCTTTGAGACTTTCGACATAGAGAAACCCACAGAGGAAGACATAGCTGGTAAGATAAAGTCCGGTGTAGAGGTAGAATATTGGTTAATAATGGGCAGGAGAAAGATAGTTAGGGTAAAGTAA
- a CDS encoding signal recognition particle protein Srp54 produces MLDNIKDAVKKFLGNSSYDKAVEEFIKDLQKALITSDVKVSLVLSLSNRIKERLAKEKPPSVMERKEWFISIVYEELSKFFGGDKAPNVLPSKLPYTIMMVGVQGSGKTTSTAKLAYFYKKKGYKVGLVAADTYRPAAYDQLVQLGKQIQVPVIGDPSSKDAVSISLKGKEEFLSQKFEVIIIDTAGRHGYGEESSLLEEMQSIYNAVKPDDVILVIDASIGQKAYDLASKFHSAAPIGSILITKMDGTAKGGGALSAVAATGAQIKFIGTGERVTELEVFDPRRFASRLLGMGDINTIIEKMKEVDNYEDLQKKMEDVIEGKGKLTLRDIYKQFIALRKMGPLSKILQHIPGLGVNLPSPSEDQVKLGEDKIKKFMAAMNSMTYKELDNPSLIDRSRIRRIAEGAGITAEEVRELMKQYEATNKMLKTLKKRKKDLERMFGNME; encoded by the coding sequence ATGCTAGATAACATAAAGGACGCTGTAAAGAAGTTTTTAGGTAATTCTTCTTACGATAAAGCAGTAGAGGAGTTCATAAAGGATCTTCAGAAGGCACTCATTACATCTGATGTAAAGGTCAGCCTAGTTCTTTCCCTTTCCAACAGAATAAAGGAAAGGCTAGCAAAGGAGAAGCCTCCATCTGTAATGGAAAGAAAGGAGTGGTTCATTTCTATAGTTTATGAAGAATTGAGCAAATTCTTTGGTGGGGACAAAGCACCAAACGTGTTGCCGAGTAAGCTACCTTATACGATAATGATGGTAGGAGTCCAGGGTAGCGGAAAGACTACTAGTACAGCCAAGCTCGCATATTTCTACAAGAAAAAGGGCTACAAGGTAGGTTTAGTCGCTGCAGATACGTATAGACCTGCAGCATATGACCAGCTTGTACAACTTGGTAAACAGATCCAAGTTCCAGTGATAGGTGATCCTTCCTCTAAGGACGCGGTCTCTATTTCATTGAAGGGAAAAGAGGAGTTCCTTTCACAGAAGTTTGAAGTAATTATCATAGACACTGCAGGTAGACACGGTTATGGGGAAGAGAGTAGCCTGTTAGAGGAAATGCAATCAATATATAACGCTGTGAAACCTGACGATGTGATATTAGTTATAGACGCTTCAATAGGTCAGAAGGCATACGACCTTGCGTCAAAATTCCACAGCGCTGCTCCCATAGGCTCAATACTCATAACTAAGATGGACGGAACTGCAAAAGGGGGAGGTGCACTCTCTGCAGTTGCAGCCACAGGGGCTCAGATCAAATTCATAGGAACAGGAGAGAGGGTAACTGAACTAGAGGTATTCGATCCCAGACGTTTCGCTTCTAGATTGCTCGGAATGGGAGATATAAATACTATCATAGAGAAAATGAAGGAGGTCGATAATTACGAAGACCTACAGAAGAAAATGGAAGACGTAATAGAAGGAAAAGGTAAGCTCACTCTGAGGGATATCTATAAGCAGTTCATAGCTCTCAGGAAGATGGGCCCTCTTTCCAAGATCTTACAGCACATACCCGGTCTAGGAGTTAATTTACCTTCTCCTTCGGAGGATCAGGTGAAACTAGGCGAGGACAAGATCAAGAAGTTCATGGCGGCTATGAACTCCATGACCTATAAGGAGCTTGACAACCCTTCCTTAATAGATCGTTCCAGGATAAGGAGAATCGCGGAAGGTGCAGGAATTACAGCAGAGGAGGTCAGGGAATTAATGAAACAGTACGAAGCTACAAATAAAATGCTCAAGACCTTGAAGAAGAGGAAGAAAGACCTTGAAAGAATGTTCGGGAACATGGAGTGA
- a CDS encoding NAD(P)-dependent oxidoreductase, producing MKIGLIGLGVMGYRIGANLAKEGKLDGVYNRSEEKSIKFEKEFGVKAFKSIDEIVESSDVIITMLSDDNAVSTTIEKVIPRSKGKTIVDMSTISPKLSIALSRKIQENGGFMLDAPVIGTSIMVEQKKLVVMVGGIKEKFDDIKPILESTASTVIYMGKNGSGLYAKLVNNLLLGAYVVAIGEAFNFGVTAGLEKQQVEEVLTKLSSARSPTTDLKVPKLVSQDYSTQFATKHMRKDLEIIQGEATSKSIITPMSSLALQFYRIAESLGLSEDDFCSVYEVFRRFSKKA from the coding sequence ATGAAAATAGGGCTAATCGGTCTAGGTGTAATGGGGTATAGAATAGGTGCGAACCTAGCAAAAGAAGGCAAATTGGACGGAGTTTATAATAGATCTGAAGAAAAGAGTATAAAATTCGAAAAAGAGTTTGGAGTGAAAGCGTTCAAGTCAATAGACGAGATAGTTGAGAGCAGTGACGTTATAATAACAATGTTAAGTGATGATAACGCTGTAAGCACCACGATAGAGAAAGTGATCCCGCGTTCTAAAGGGAAGACAATCGTAGACATGTCAACAATATCTCCTAAGTTAAGTATTGCTTTGTCTAGAAAAATTCAGGAAAATGGCGGGTTCATGTTAGATGCCCCGGTTATAGGAACGTCAATAATGGTAGAGCAGAAGAAGCTCGTTGTAATGGTTGGGGGAATTAAGGAGAAGTTTGACGATATTAAGCCTATTCTTGAATCTACGGCGTCTACAGTAATTTACATGGGGAAGAACGGGTCTGGACTCTACGCAAAGCTCGTAAACAACCTTCTCCTGGGTGCTTACGTTGTAGCTATAGGAGAAGCATTTAATTTCGGGGTCACAGCCGGACTTGAAAAACAACAAGTGGAGGAGGTTCTTACTAAACTAAGTAGCGCTAGGTCTCCAACAACGGACCTGAAGGTCCCAAAACTCGTATCTCAGGACTATTCAACCCAATTCGCAACGAAACACATGAGGAAGGACCTTGAGATAATTCAAGGTGAGGCAACATCGAAATCAATAATTACGCCGATGTCGTCTTTGGCTTTACAGTTTTACAGAATTGCGGAGTCGCTTGGGTTATCAGAGGACGATTTCTGTTCAGTATATGAAGTCTTCAGGAGATTTTCAAAGAAAGCCTGA
- a CDS encoding SDR family oxidoreductase produces the protein MRIDISGKRVLVTASSSGIGKGVARAFLKEGCKVIISSRNKENLDKTVSELKSSIFPSVWGVQMDLTDYHSIEAGLRQIIDLMGGIDVLIFNFGNPTNEPSYFDETTMEDWEYSVRMYLEGPIQILKRLLPFMRRQRYGRIFFLSSWTVKSPQSHFTLADVSRSPVIQLSKILSKDEGRNGITVNTVLMGSFPTPGAERSLKRIAERKNESYDELWKREVLSPIAVGRIGDPEKDLGSLLVFLSSEYGGYVTGSSILIDGGSSPYVL, from the coding sequence ATGAGAATAGATATATCAGGCAAAAGGGTGCTTGTTACTGCCTCAAGCAGCGGGATAGGGAAAGGTGTAGCAAGAGCTTTCCTCAAAGAGGGATGCAAAGTGATAATTTCCTCAAGGAATAAGGAGAATTTGGATAAGACTGTCTCAGAGCTGAAGAGTTCGATTTTTCCCTCAGTTTGGGGAGTGCAGATGGATCTAACTGATTACCACTCAATCGAAGCTGGACTGAGACAAATTATAGACCTGATGGGAGGTATAGACGTGTTGATCTTCAACTTCGGGAATCCTACTAACGAACCCTCTTACTTTGATGAGACAACTATGGAAGACTGGGAATATTCAGTCCGCATGTACTTAGAAGGTCCAATTCAGATTTTAAAGAGACTTCTTCCTTTCATGAGACGTCAACGTTATGGAAGGATATTTTTCCTCTCTTCATGGACTGTGAAGAGCCCGCAATCACACTTCACTTTAGCTGATGTATCAAGATCTCCAGTGATACAACTATCGAAGATCCTTTCGAAGGATGAAGGAAGGAATGGGATCACAGTTAACACAGTCCTCATGGGAAGCTTTCCAACACCAGGGGCAGAAAGAAGTCTCAAGAGGATAGCTGAGCGCAAGAACGAAAGTTATGATGAGTTATGGAAAAGGGAAGTTCTCTCTCCTATTGCAGTAGGCAGGATAGGTGACCCGGAGAAAGACTTGGGAAGTCTCCTCGTTTTCCTTTCGAGTGAATACGGAGGGTATGTGACCGGTTCATCTATTCTGATTGATGGTGGATCTTCTCCTTATGTGCTATAG
- a CDS encoding chromatin protein Cren7: MASSKKVKVRTPGGKEAELIPEKTWTLAPKGRKGVKIGLFKDPESGKYFRHKLPDDYPV; the protein is encoded by the coding sequence ATGGCATCTAGTAAGAAAGTGAAAGTAAGGACACCGGGAGGGAAGGAAGCAGAGCTTATACCTGAGAAGACGTGGACCTTGGCTCCAAAGGGAAGGAAAGGAGTGAAGATAGGGTTATTTAAGGATCCAGAATCAGGCAAGTATTTCAGGCATAAGCTACCAGACGACTACCCTGTTTAA
- the pyrH gene encoding UMP kinase yields the protein MEFRPSIVIKISGKFFDENDASANISFLRQVVSSLAGSYRIGIVSGGGGNARKYIKLGRELKLNESYLDLLGIWASRLNANLIAFALGDLAYPAVPDSLEDFVEKWSSGKVVVTGGFQPGQSTAAVAALVAEAISASKLVVATNVDGVYDKDPRDHADAVMLKELTLSRLREILESSQSVKAGTYELLDPMSMKIIQRSKIQVIVMNYKNISALTSLIKENKAIGSIVIPE from the coding sequence ATGGAGTTTAGACCATCTATTGTTATAAAAATAAGCGGAAAGTTTTTTGACGAGAATGACGCTTCAGCTAACATTTCATTCCTCAGACAAGTTGTATCATCCCTAGCTGGATCATATAGAATAGGTATAGTTAGCGGGGGTGGAGGTAACGCAAGGAAATACATAAAGTTAGGAAGGGAACTGAAGTTAAATGAGTCCTATCTCGATCTTCTTGGGATATGGGCTTCTAGGCTCAACGCGAACCTTATAGCCTTTGCTTTGGGGGATTTAGCTTATCCTGCGGTGCCTGATAGTCTAGAAGACTTCGTCGAGAAATGGAGCTCAGGTAAGGTCGTAGTTACAGGAGGTTTTCAACCCGGGCAGTCTACTGCTGCTGTAGCAGCGCTAGTAGCTGAGGCAATTAGCGCAAGTAAGCTTGTTGTAGCTACGAACGTAGATGGAGTATACGACAAAGATCCTCGGGATCACGCTGATGCAGTGATGTTGAAAGAACTTACACTTTCCAGATTGAGGGAGATTCTAGAGAGCAGTCAGTCAGTTAAGGCTGGAACATATGAGCTTCTAGATCCCATGTCAATGAAGATAATTCAGAGGTCAAAGATTCAGGTAATAGTCATGAATTACAAGAACATCTCTGCATTAACAAGCTTAATCAAAGAGAATAAAGCCATAGGATCTATTGTAATTCCAGAGTGA
- the lysS gene encoding homocitrate synthase — MMKVGILDSTLREGEQTPGVVFTVDQRVEIAKTMSEVGVSMIEAGHPAVSPDIYEGIKRIMRLRKDGEIRSEIVGHSRAVKRDVEVAAELEVDRIAIFYGVSEIHLKAKHHATREEALSTISEVISYAKSHGVNVRFTAEDATRTDFDYLVQVARTARDAGADRIGIADTVGILYPSKTRELFSNLVAQVPNVEFDIHAHNDVGLAVANSLAAVEGGATIIHATVNGLGERVGITPLQQVAAAVKYHFGIDVIKLDRLQQVSTLVEKYSGIPMPPNYPVTGDYAFMHKAGIHVAGILNDPRTYEFMPPETFGRSRDYVIDKYTGKHALKDRFEKLGVNLSEQEIDQVLAKIKANQNTKFFRDVDLLEIAEEVTGRVLKPRPPEKIESLVWVLCESNVYTTAVTRRLSVLQGVKEVMEISGDYDILMKVEANDTVELNQIIENVRSVKGVKSTLTSLVLKKM; from the coding sequence ATCATGAAAGTAGGCATACTAGATTCTACTTTAAGAGAAGGAGAGCAGACTCCAGGAGTAGTTTTCACGGTAGATCAGAGAGTAGAGATAGCGAAGACGATGTCTGAAGTAGGAGTCTCGATGATAGAAGCTGGTCACCCGGCAGTTTCTCCTGATATCTATGAAGGGATAAAGAGAATAATGAGGTTAAGAAAGGACGGCGAAATAAGGTCTGAGATAGTAGGGCATAGCAGAGCAGTAAAGAGAGACGTAGAAGTGGCTGCTGAGCTGGAAGTGGATAGAATAGCCATATTTTACGGAGTTAGTGAGATCCACCTTAAGGCGAAGCATCACGCTACAAGGGAAGAAGCGCTCTCCACAATTTCAGAAGTGATAAGTTACGCTAAGAGCCACGGTGTAAACGTCAGGTTCACCGCTGAAGACGCTACAAGGACAGACTTCGATTATCTAGTTCAAGTGGCCAGAACGGCGAGGGACGCCGGTGCGGATAGGATAGGCATAGCAGATACAGTAGGCATACTTTATCCTTCCAAGACTAGAGAGCTGTTCAGTAACTTGGTAGCCCAGGTACCGAACGTGGAATTTGACATCCATGCCCATAATGATGTGGGACTTGCGGTCGCTAATTCCCTCGCGGCAGTGGAGGGCGGGGCTACAATTATTCACGCTACGGTTAATGGATTAGGAGAGAGAGTTGGGATAACACCATTGCAGCAAGTAGCAGCAGCTGTAAAGTACCATTTCGGGATAGATGTGATAAAACTCGATAGGTTACAACAAGTGTCTACTTTGGTGGAGAAGTACAGCGGAATACCTATGCCTCCGAACTACCCCGTTACAGGGGACTACGCATTCATGCATAAGGCAGGAATCCATGTTGCAGGTATACTTAACGACCCGAGAACCTATGAGTTCATGCCTCCGGAGACCTTCGGTAGGTCTAGGGATTATGTAATCGACAAGTACACTGGAAAACACGCTTTGAAGGACAGGTTTGAGAAGCTAGGAGTAAATCTTTCAGAACAAGAGATAGACCAAGTTCTCGCAAAGATTAAGGCTAATCAGAACACTAAATTCTTTAGGGACGTAGATCTTCTAGAGATAGCCGAAGAAGTTACTGGGAGAGTTCTGAAGCCTAGGCCACCAGAGAAGATTGAGTCGTTGGTTTGGGTCTTATGTGAATCTAACGTCTATACTACAGCTGTAACAAGGAGGCTTTCTGTACTCCAAGGCGTAAAGGAGGTAATGGAGATATCTGGAGATTACGACATTTTGATGAAAGTTGAAGCTAATGATACAGTAGAACTAAATCAAATTATAGAGAACGTAAGATCCGTAAAAGGAGTCAAATCTACCTTGACGTCTTTAGTTCTAAAGAAGATGTGA
- a CDS encoding DsrE family protein — translation MAKIFVILTAGKDDMNRVNMGINFAMGAKKNAGADVSLMFLGRGVEILMKDAMYFQQMSKQIEGLKSAGVELSYCTVSVKNLGLSEQMLYTDGIKGVMGGVETVKKVSEGYTPITF, via the coding sequence ATGGCAAAAATCTTCGTTATTTTAACTGCTGGAAAAGACGATATGAATAGGGTAAATATGGGAATAAATTTTGCTATGGGCGCAAAGAAGAATGCAGGTGCTGACGTATCTTTGATGTTTCTCGGAAGAGGAGTGGAGATCTTAATGAAGGACGCAATGTACTTTCAACAAATGTCAAAGCAGATAGAGGGTCTGAAGTCAGCAGGAGTTGAATTGTCTTACTGTACTGTATCAGTCAAAAACTTGGGACTCAGTGAGCAGATGCTTTACACTGACGGAATTAAGGGAGTAATGGGAGGAGTAGAAACAGTGAAGAAGGTATCAGAAGGCTATACTCCTATAACCTTCTGA
- a CDS encoding HEPN domain-containing protein gives MDPLIEKGIYYLEAARLLVSQKLYEQASIMVFYGIPYLIKGIVRDKTKSYIYTRDVNSMLNFIGRRAEYSQIIKSFLSRNKEKMEELLLLKRYLNYDVIDGITKEKAEMFLTLYEDAVNLCKDLGSCN, from the coding sequence ATGGATCCTCTCATAGAGAAAGGAATTTATTATCTTGAAGCTGCAAGGCTTTTAGTATCTCAGAAACTATACGAGCAAGCATCAATTATGGTATTTTATGGTATACCTTATCTTATAAAAGGGATAGTTAGAGATAAGACAAAGTCATACATTTACACTAGGGATGTAAATTCTATGCTTAACTTCATTGGCAGAAGGGCAGAGTATAGTCAGATAATAAAAAGTTTCCTTTCTAGAAACAAAGAAAAAATGGAAGAACTTCTTCTCCTAAAGAGGTATCTCAATTATGATGTTATAGACGGAATAACAAAGGAGAAAGCAGAGATGTTCCTAACCTTGTACGAGGATGCCGTAAATTTATGTAAGGATCTGGGATCATGTAATTAG